From Candidatus Woesearchaeota archaeon, one genomic window encodes:
- a CDS encoding TIM barrel protein, which yields MIKLGPAGSPLPSTLEGVEEVKKIGLSAMEVEFTHGVRMKDELAKSIGKAAEKTGISLSVHAPYFINLASDEKEKRENSVKRILDSARLGSIMEATHIVFHAAFYGKMEKSRCYDIVREYVLRMQDEMKENGWNTLLAPETTGKHSQFGTVEELLKLREETGCSMCIDFAHLRARNNGIDYEEVLEKLSGINHIHSHFSGIEYTSAGERSHKIMDEREFLPLAKLLLKNNTDITIISESPITWQDSLRMKKIIEGLR from the coding sequence ATGATAAAACTCGGACCTGCAGGAAGCCCCCTTCCCTCAACTTTGGAAGGGGTTGAGGAGGTTAAGAAGATAGGGCTCTCTGCAATGGAGGTTGAGTTCACCCACGGAGTAAGAATGAAGGATGAGCTTGCAAAGAGCATAGGAAAGGCAGCTGAAAAGACAGGAATAAGCCTGAGCGTGCACGCTCCATATTTCATAAACCTTGCATCAGATGAAAAGGAAAAAAGGGAGAACTCAGTAAAGAGAATCCTTGACAGCGCAAGGCTTGGCTCAATCATGGAAGCAACCCACATAGTTTTCCATGCTGCATTTTACGGAAAGATGGAGAAAAGCAGATGCTATGATATTGTCAGGGAATATGTTCTGCGCATGCAGGATGAGATGAAGGAAAATGGCTGGAACACACTCCTTGCGCCTGAAACAACAGGGAAGCACTCGCAGTTCGGGACAGTTGAGGAGCTCCTTAAGCTGAGAGAAGAAACCGGATGCTCAATGTGCATTGACTTCGCCCACCTCAGGGCAAGAAACAACGGGATTGACTATGAAGAAGTTTTGGAAAAGCTCTCAGGAATAAATCACATCCATTCGCATTTCTCAGGAATAGAGTACACTTCCGCAGGGGAAAGAAGCCACAAGATTATGGATGAAAGGGAATTCCTGCCTCTTGCAAAGCTCCTTCTGAAAAATAACACTGACATAACAATAATATCAGAAAGCCCCATAACCTGGCAGGACTCGCTTAGGATGAAAAAGATAATTGAGGGATTAAGATGA
- a CDS encoding NUDIX hydrolase codes for MNEESAGGVIVRNGMVAIVHNKSGHYSFPKGHIKKDENLLEAAYREINEETGLEKNDLKFIKELGTCSRPDGKSGNMKDIHIFLFTTEKKELKPIDIENADAKWVPIEELTKNIWWKEDKDFFECHIKEITRA; via the coding sequence ATGAACGAAGAGAGCGCAGGGGGAGTCATAGTGAGAAATGGAATGGTTGCAATTGTGCATAACAAGTCAGGGCACTACTCATTCCCAAAAGGGCACATTAAAAAAGATGAAAATCTTCTTGAAGCTGCATACAGGGAGATAAACGAGGAAACCGGGCTTGAAAAAAATGATTTAAAGTTCATAAAAGAACTTGGGACATGCTCGCGCCCGGACGGAAAAAGCGGGAATATGAAAGACATACACATATTTCTCTTCACAACTGAAAAAAAGGAATTGAAGCCAATTGACATTGAAAACGCTGATGCAAAGTGGGTTCCTATAGAAGAGCTTACAAAAAACATCTGGTGGAAAGAGGACAAGGACTTCTTTGAATGCCACATCAAGGAGATAACACGCGCTTAG